gtgatgagcagagtacagaggacattcctacagacaACTGCCCAGGTGAGTAGTAAGCACTAAATAAAGCAATAAAACCTCACATTTGATCCTGTGCGACATGTATGTTTAAAAAATGTACTGAGATAAACCAATTGCACCCACTTGTGTAAGGATCTTTTTTACATAGCAGGATTAAATGTCATAACAAGCATCTATCCGCAATAATAAAATTGTTCCCACTTATTGGCCAATGTAAAACGCCCTTAAGAGTGTGTGCGGACTTTGGACTATAGTTATTTGTAGACATTTGCTTCTTTGGCTACTCTGCAAAGCCATCAAAAtgctactttattgcactttgaagggttaacttgtaCTGTGATTTATACTGTTGTGTGCACTTATATGGTTTTATATTCTTGAACTAAATGTATATGTTTATTGCAATATACGCTATAGCGGCACAGcactgtgggaagggttaatgcATATCCAATACTaaggcggaatgcacacggctgtgagcggtccgtggtatcccggcctggcatcctgttgaGAGCGTTTCataccgccgctgcactacagtaatacactcgtatagctgtagtgcagcggcagcataAAGCGCATGCGTCATAGCATCCAATGACGCCGTACGCTCCTGCGCTTAGCAGGATGCCAGGCTGGgataccacagaccgctcactgccgtgttccacggccgtgtgcattcggcctaatactgagagactttatgACTTTCTTCCTACCTACCTACCCTGGAGGGTAAAAATCAGACACACCGACCTCCCTACTGTTTGGTTCAATtctgttgtttatgtctgaagactgcaaaagcgaacaagaataggacatgttctacttttttcaggaacggaattgcggatccgggcaTCACATCATTCTgcccataaaaaatgaatgggtccgcaattccgttcagcaaaatgtggaatgaaattgcggacgtgtgaatggacccttagattttgaataaattatgatttatttttttcttgccagATGACTATATCATGAGCTCAAAGGAACTTCCGATGCCTAAAGATTTAAAAGCAAATGATCATGCTCTGGTACAAGATGCTTATGAAGTATTTGTCATTATCCCAGATACACCCTCAGCCTTGCAAAGCAACAGTCAATCTGATCTGTTTCAACGAGTCCTGCCTTttgattcatcacagactgttAAGCAAAATAAAGGACACAGAAGAGGTGAACATCCGACAACTcccacaggggagaagccattttcatgtttagaatgcgGGAAACGGTTTATGAAAAAAACGATTCTTACTacacataagagaattcacacaggggagaaaccattttcatgctcagaatgtgggaaatgctatAGGATGAAATCAAGCCTTACTATACACCAAAgagctcacacaggagagaagctatTTTCGTGTTTAGAATGTGGTAAACGGTTTAGCAACAAATCGAGTCTTTTTacacataagagaattcacacaggggaaaaaccattttcatgtttagaatgtgaaaaatgttttatccagaaatcagatcttgttaaacatcagagaggtcacacaggggagaagccattttcatgtgcagaatgtgggaaatTGTTTAGGAAAAAATCAAAACTTATTATACATGAGagagttcacacaggggagaaaccatattcgtgttcagaatgtgggaaacagTTTACAAACAAATCAAGTCTTATTacacataagagaattcacacaggggaaaaaccattttcatgtttagaatgcgGGAAATGGTTTAGGAAAAAATCAAATCTTATTATACATGATagagttcacacaggggagaaaccatattcatgttcagaatgtggaaaatgttttagtcagaaatcagatcttgttaaacatcagagaagtcacacgggggagaaaccattttcatgtgcagaatgtgggaaatgttttggcgATAAATCAAGTTTAATTTCACataagaaaattcacacaggagagaagtcgttttcatgttcagaatgtgggaaatggttTAGGAAAAAATCAAATCTTATTATACATGAGagagttcacacaggggagaagccatattcgtgttcagaatgtggaaaatgttttagtcagaaatcagatcttgttaaacatcagagaagtcacacgggggagaaaccattttcatgtgcagaatgtgggaaatgttttagtgatAAATCAAGTTTTATTTCACataagaaaattcacacaggagagaagtcattttcatgttcagaatgtgggaaatggttTAGGAAAAAATCTAATCTTATTATACATGGGagagttcacacaggggagaagccatattcgtgttcagaatgtggaaaatgttttagtcagaaatcagttcttgttaaacatcaaagaagtcacacaggggagaaaccattttcatgtgcagaatgtgggaaatgttttagcgcTAAATCAAGTTTTATTTCACataagaaaattcacacaggagagaagtcattttcatgttcagaatgtgggaaatggttTAGGAAAAAATCTAATCTTATTATACATGAGagagttcacacaggggagaagccatattcgtgttcagaatgtggaaaatgttttagtcagaaatcagatcttgttaaacatcagagaagtcacacgggggagaaaccattttcatgtgcagaatgtgggaaatgttttagcgaTAAATCAAGTTTTATTTCACataagaaaattcacacaggagagaagtcattttcatgttcagaatgtgggaaatggttTAGGAAAAAATCAAGTCTTATTATACATgatagaattcacacaggggagaagccatattcgtgttcagaatgtggaaaatgttttagtcagaaatcagatcttgttaaacatcagcgAATCCATACAGggaagaagccattttcatgttcagacttGGAAAAGTTGTAGCTTTAAACCAGAACTTGTTATACAACAGAGAACTCACACAGCGgagaagccatatttatgttcaaatgtgggaaatgttttaatcagaAATCAGAATTTACCATCAGAGAATTTAcactggggtgcatcaggggggcttcaaattggacttggtgtcaaaaaaactgtctagcaaaatctggcttttcaaaaaccatatggcattcctttccttctgtgccctgtcgtgtgcccgtacagcagtttacgattacatatggggtgttcctgtaaactactgaatcagggccataaatattgagtttggtttggctgttaacccttgctttgtaactggaaaaaaaatattaaagtggaaaatctgctaaaaaagtgaaattttgaaattgtatctatattgtccattaattcttgtggaacacctaaaggattaaaaaagtttgtaaaatcggttttgaataccttgaggggtgtagtttctagaatggggtcatttgtgggtgggttttattatgtaagcctcacaaagtaacttcagacctgaactggtccttaaaaagttttttttttttttatttctgaaaaatttcaagatttgcttctaaacttctaacccttgtaacgtccccaaataaTAAAATggtattcccaaaatgatctaaacatgaagtagacatatggggaatgtaaattaattaactatttttggaggtattactatgtattctagaagtagagaaattgaaacttgctaatttttccaaattttgtatttttttttataaataaaattatttgttttttttttactccattttaccagtgtcatgaagtacaatatgtgatgaaaaaactttctcagaatggcctggttaagtcaaagcgttttaaagttatcaccacataaagtgacactagtcagatttgcaaaaaatagcctggtccttaaggtgaaaatgagctcagtccctaaggggttaaagccaaAGTAAAGCAGTTTGGAACATTAAATGATTTAGAAATGTCTGTAATTACCAATAAACATCTGTTATCCAAAAATACTAATACAACTGTAGACTAATCATGTGGAAATAATATTTCTCATGGCTAGATAATGAATGGCCACTTTGTTATATAGACGCTTATCTAGTAAAGCATTGGATCTCCTTTGCCTTTTAGAACCGAAGTAATTTATCGTGGCATATATTCCACTAGGTGTTGAAATCATTCTTCAGGAATATTGGCCCATGTGGACAGGATAAGAGGGAAGCACTGACATCATCTGAACAGCTCATTGTATCACATTCCAGAGATGCTCTATAGGTTTAAGATCTTGTGGACTATGAAGGCCAGGAAAGCaagtaaacatagaaacatagaatgtgtcggcagataagaaccatttggcccatctagtctgcccaatatactgaatactatgaatagcccttggccctatcttatatgaaggatggccttatgcctatcccatgcatgcttaaactccttcactgcatttgcagctaccacttctacaggaagactattccatgcatccactactctctcagtaaagtaatacttcctgatattacttttaaacctttgcccctctaatttaaaactatgtcctcttgtagcagtttttcttcttttaaatattctctcctcttttaccttgttgattcccttttatgtatttaaaagttttatatcatatcccctctgtctcgtctttcttccaagctatacatgttaaggtcttttaatctttcctggtaagtttttttCCTGCAAtgcatgtaccagtttagtagctcttctctgaactctctccaaagtatcaatatccttctggagatatggtctccagtactgagcacaatactccaaatgaggtctcactagtgctctgtagagcggcatgagcacctccctctttctactggtaatgcctctccctatacacccaagcattctgctagcattccctgctgctctatgacatggtctgcctacctttaagtcttctgaaataatgaccccctaaatccctttcctcagatactgaggtttggACTGtagcactgattttatattctgctcttgggtttttacgccccaggtgcattatcttgcacttatcaacattaaattttagttgccagatttttgaccattcctctagtttttctaaatccttttctatttggtgtattcctccaggaacatcaaccctgttacaaatctttgtgtcatcagcaaaaagacacaccttaccatcgaggccttctgcaattttgctgataaagatattaaacaggaacagatccctgagataccccactggtaacaagaccatggtctaaaTATACTCCAtcgactacaaccctctgttgtctgttactcagccactgcctaatccattcaacaatatgggagtctacgcacaaagactgcaatttatactgtgggacagtatcaaatgccttactaaagtctagataagcgatgcctactgcacctccgccatctattattttagtcacccaattaaaaaaatcaataagattagtttgacatgatctccctgaagtaaacccatgctgtttttcatctttcaatccatgggattttagatgttccacaatcctctccttaaggccgaatgttccgcggccgagagcagtCCGTGGTATGCCAGGCTGGATTCCTGTTTAGAGCAGGagtgcatggcgtcattggttgctatgatgtcgtgcgcttcatgtcgccgctgcactacagtaatacactatacgagtgtattactttagtgcagcagcagcatgaagcacactgcgtcatagcaaccaatgactccatgcactcctgctctgaacagaaaTCCAGCCcaggcataccacggaccgctctcggccacggaacacggcagtgtgcattcggcctaagtatggtttccagtaatttccccactattgctGTCAGGCTtattggcctatagttgccctatTCCTCCCTACtatctttcttgtgaatgggcacaacattcacACGCTATCATATTTCTGGAACCAATCCATGACTGTTTACTTCCACACAAGATCCCATTTTTTTCTTAATGTATTCCTTGATCCTACAATTTTTGGTACACTCTCGCTGTTTTGCCCTGTCCTTTAAGCCACACATTCAAACCCTCACCTCCACCTGTAGTTTTCAACTTAAGAACATCTCTCATATTCACGCCTTCCTTACCCCTGagtcaactaaaatgctagtgcatgCTCTCGTCATCtcccgcctggactactgcaacatcctcctttgTGGCCTCCCATCCAGCACTCTCGCTCCCCTCCAATTTATTCTCAACTCCGCTGCCCAGTTAATCCACCTCTCCACTAATTTCTCCTCTACCtcccccctctgccaatcccttcactggctccccatagCCCAGCAAATTCTGTTTAAAATACTTACAACTACATATAAGGCTTTCCAATCTGTCCCCTCCTTAgatctctgacctgctttctcGATACATCACCACACGTCATCTGAGATCCTCATAGGAACTCCTCTTTTCTCCTCTCATCTGTTCTTCACACAATCTACTACAAGATTTATCATGTGCCTCTCCCCTACTCTGGAACACACTACCCCAACACATCAGGCTCTCCctcaacatccaaaccttcaagaGTAACCTAAAAATCCACCTTTTCAGGGTAGCCTACCATCTGCgatgagcatgctgccaccacacagccacatGAGCAGTATTTACCCTCACCTATGTTCTTCTctttccttatagattgtaagctcttgggggcagggtcctctacccctctgtaccagtctgttaagaGTTTCTTGttcattatatttttatatttatgtaacccCGACTGGttgtacagtgccatggaattACTGGAGCTTTAAAATTAAtcataataataatgtaatatataaagctgagtgtcccttatcagccaatagaagcttgcaggtccttggTCAGTACATACAgagttttacaccagttttccataacaacccagccatttttcttcactgctgcaggtcagctttaaagggaacctgtcacccaaaaatcgcctattaagctgtttacagtaccttatagtgctgtatagtcgtttcctgatgcactttttgttagttttgcagcatgtatgctcagtcagaaatcgatgttatattcagctgctgccccgtgcttcaagtcaggcttgaagtcacgggggcagcggcctcggcgtcttacatggccctctccccgccccctgcctctgtgactgacagccgaaatccgattccgggaccgcgctcaacggcagcatgcgcagtaaagggcggcaggagcgcggtcccggctgccgcgcgtactacgcgccgtcttactttcgccgcactgcgcatgcgcccgacatcctgtatcaaacgcgcccgcgcccggcatctgggcgcgggcgcgtttgatacaggatgtcgggcgcatgcgcagtgcggcgaaagtaagacggcgcgtagtacgcgcggcagccgggaccgcgctcctgccgccctttactgcgcatgcggccgttgagcgcggtcccggaatcggatttcggctgtcagtcacagaggcagggggcggggagagggccatgtaagacgccgaggccgctgcccccgtgacttcaagcctgacttgaagcacggggcagcagctgaatataacatcgatttctgactaagcatacatgctgcaaaactaacaaaaagtgcatcaggaaacgactatacagcactataaggtactgtaaacagcttaataggcgatttttgggtgacaggttccctttaaaggggcagggca
The sequence above is a segment of the Bufo gargarizans isolate SCDJY-AF-19 chromosome 6, ASM1485885v1, whole genome shotgun sequence genome. Coding sequences within it:
- the LOC122941659 gene encoding zinc finger protein 260-like, whose product is MMEDHQTLTSLVKEERTTPERCPSPLLPQDGSGEHHNVAQDDQVQNPGEDLNIIYVTEAYVRGDEQSTEDIPTDNCPDDYIMSSKELPMPKDLKANDHALVQDAYEVFVIIPDTPSALQSNSQSDLFQRVLPFDSSQTVKQNKGHRRGEHPTTPTGEKPFSCLECGKRFMKKTILTTHKRIHTGEKPFSCSECGKCYRMKSSLTIHQRAHTGEKLFSCLECGKRFSNKSSLFTHKRIHTGEKPFSCLECEKCFIQKSDLVKHQRGHTGEKPFSCAECGKLFRKKSKLIIHERVHTGEKPYSCSECGKQFTNKSSLITHKRIHTGEKPFSCLECGKWFRKKSNLIIHDRVHTGEKPYSCSECGKCFSQKSDLVKHQRSHTGEKPFSCAECGKCFGDKSSLISHKKIHTGEKSFSCSECGKWFRKKSNLIIHERVHTGEKPYSCSECGKCFSQKSDLVKHQRSHTGEKPFSCAECGKCFSDKSSFISHKKIHTGEKSFSCSECGKWFRKKSNLIIHGRVHTGEKPYSCSECGKCFSQKSVLVKHQRSHTGEKPFSCAECGKCFSAKSSFISHKKIHTGEKSFSCSECGKWFRKKSNLIIHERVHTGEKPYSCSECGKCFSQKSDLVKHQRSHTGEKPFSCAECGKCFSDKSSFISHKKIHTGEKSFSCSECGKWFRKKSSLIIHDRIHTGEKPYSCSECGKCFSQKSDLVKHQRIHTGKKPFSCSDLEKL